In the Anastrepha obliqua isolate idAnaObli1 chromosome 1, idAnaObli1_1.0, whole genome shotgun sequence genome, one interval contains:
- the LOC129245067 gene encoding uncharacterized protein LOC129245067 translates to MKTIVGIFAVLACLLVLAFAAPANEPGVQFLKYSNDQELEALQKQIIAQYENLGGTSQFHQIQSASVVDPATLKISL, encoded by the exons ggCATCTTCGCTGTTTTGGCGTGCTTACTTGTTCTGGCATTCGCAGCACCAGCCAATGAACCAGgagtacaatttttgaaatacagTAATGACCAGGAGTTGGAAgcgttacaaaaacaaatcatcg CTCAATATGAAAACCTAGGAGGCACTTCGCAATTTCATCAAATACAAAGCGCCAGCGTCGTTGATCCAGCCACTTTGAAAATcagtctttaa